A segment of the Deltaproteobacteria bacterium PRO3 genome:
CGACACCGGCACCCGAGTGGTCCCGATCGATACGAATCCGGATTCCTCCGGCTCCTCGTCCGGTTCGCGAGGTTCCAGCGACTCCTCGCGTCTGACCGACCACGACCAACAGCTGCTCCAAGCGGCGCAGACCGACGACGCGCGTTAGGGCGTTGGTACGGCTATAGGCCTTGCTTTGGCGGCCGCGCGTCGTGCTAAGATATCCCCACCAAAACGAACGGGGTAACGGGTATGCTCGATAAAAGCTTGGGAAACATCCTTCTCGAAAACACCGCCTTAACCGAGGCCCAGCTCGAAGAGGGGCTTTTGGTCCAGCGGGAAAAGGGCATACGCCTGGGCGAGGCCTTGATCCAGCTGCGTTTTCTCAAGTCCGAAGACATCCTCAAGGCCGTCAGCATCCAATTGGGCATCCCCTATCTCAGCAGCATCGACCCCGAGAACATCTCCAGCGAGGCGGCCCATCCGGTTCCGATCAATTTCGCCAAGAAAAACGAGTTGATCCCGCTCGCCAAGTACGCCGACCGGGTCGAGGTTGCGATCTCCGACCCCTGCAACATCCCGGCCCTCGACGACCTGCGGATGATCTACAACACCAATATCCGGCCCATGATCGCGACCAGCGCCCAGATCACCGACGCGATCAACACCGTCTACAACCGCAGCACGGGCGCCGACCGCACGGTGATGAGCGACCTGCAGGAGGAAAACCTCGACAACATCACCCAAGAGCTGGAAGAGCCGGTCGATCTGCTCGAGGCCGATGACGAGGCGCCGATCATCCGATTGGTCAACTCGCTCTTGTTCCGCTCGGTCAAGCAGAAGGCCAGCGACATCCACATCGAGCCCTTCGAGAAGGACTTGGTCGTCCGTTTCCGCATCGACGGCGTCCTCTACGACATCATGCACCCGCCCAAGAAGGTGCAAAACTCGATCATCTCGCGCATCAAGATCATGGCGAATCTCAACATCGCCGAGAAGCGCCTCCCGCAGGACGGCCGCATCCGCATCAAGATCGCCGGAAAAGACATCGATATCCGCGTCTCGACCCTGCCCACCAGCTTCGGCGAGTCGGTCGTCATGCGTCTGCTCGACAAGAGCAAGGTCCTGCTCGACCTGGGTGCGATCGGCGTCCAGGGCCAGGCCCTCGATATGATGCTCGACCTGATCAACCGCAGCCACGGCATCATCTTGGTCACGGGGCCCACCGGTTCCGGTAAAACGACGACGCTTTACGCGATGCTCTCGCAGATCAACACCACCGACCTCAAGATCATCACGGTCGAGGATCCCGTCGAGTATCAGCTGCCGGGCATCAACCAGATCCAGGTCAACCCCAAGATCGATCTCACCTTCGCCAGCGCGCTGCGGTCCATCCTGCGCCAGGACCCCGACGTCGTGATGATCGGCGAAATCCGCGATAAAGAGACCGCCGAGATCGCCATTCAGGCCTCGCTGACCGGCCACTTGGTCATCTCGACTTTGCATACGAACGACTCGGCCTCCTCGGCCACGCGTCTGATCGACATGGGCGTCGAGCCCTTCCTGGTCGCCTCCTCGGTGATCGGCATCATCGCCCAGCGCCTGGTCCGCACCATCTGCAAGGAGTGCCGCGAGCGCTACATGCCCAGCGACTTCGAGCTGATGCAGCTGGGGCTGAAGCGCGAAGACGTTGCGGACAAGTTCGTCTACAAGGCCAAGGGCTGCTCCGCCTGCCTGGACACCGGCTATTCCGGCCGTTTGGGCGTCCACGAGATCATGATGATGGACGATGAGGTGCGCGCGATGGTCATGAAGAACGCCGACGCCCCTAGCATCAAGAAGAAGGCGATGGAGAAGGGCATGAAGACCCTCCGCGAGGTCGCCGCCGACAAGGTCCTGCAGGGGGAGACGACGATCGAGGAGATCCTCCGCGTCACGCAGGAGGACGTCGTCCGCGGCTGATCCCTGGAGGAGGGGATTGTCCCCAAACCTTCCCGCCGGTTGGCGCGTTAAAAACCGACGAGGCTTCCGAACCGCTTCAAGCCCTGATATCGACTCAATATTCCGATGCCCGTATTTTCATACAAAGGAATGGACGCCGCCGGCAAGAAGACCGCCGGCATCATCGACGCCGAAAACCTCAAGGCGGCGCGGGCCAAGCTGCGCAAGATCAACGTCTTTCCCACCGAAGTGGTCGAGGGCGGCAAAAGTGGGAGCGGCGCGATCGGGTCGGCGGGCGGCTTCGACCTGAAGAAATTTTTCAACAAGCCCAAGGTCAACGACGTCGCCAATATGACGCGGCAGCTCTCGACCCTGATCAACGCCAACATCCCCTTAGTCGACGCCCTTTCCGCCCTGGTCGAGCAGATCGAGCAGCCCACCCTCAAATCGGCCCTCTCCGAGATCCGCGAGAAGGTCCGCGAGGGTATCCGGCTGGCCGACGCCATGCGCGCCTACCCGCACATCTTCGGCGATCTCTACATCAACATGGTCCACGCCGGCGAGGTCTCGGGCGCCCTCGACACCGTCCTGGTCCGGCTTGCGGACTTCACTGAGGGCCAGGCCCGCCTGAACAGCAAGGTAAAAGGCGCCCTGACCTACCCGGTCGTCATGGGCGTGGTCGGCATCGTCCTGATGAGCTTCCTCCTGGTTTTCGTCGTCCCGAAGATTGCCAAGATCTTCGAGGACGCGAAAGCGACCTTGCCGCTCCCGACCCGCGTCATGCTGGGGATCAGCGGCTTTTTGCAAAATTATTGGTATATCGCGATCATCGTGGTCGCGATCATTTTCTACGCGGTCAAGAAGTACAAGGTCAAGCCCAACGGCCGGAAGTTCTTCGACAAGATGAGCCTGAGGATGCCGATCTTCGGGGACATGTTCCGGATGATCGCCGTCAGCCGCTTCTGCCGGACCCTCTCGACCCTCCTGGGCGCGGGCGTCCAGCTGATGCCCTCCCTCGACATCGTCAAGGGCATCGTCGACAACGTGGTCCTGACGGAGGTCATCGAGGAGACCCGCAACTCGGTCAAGGAGGGCGAATCCATCGCCGAGCCGCTCAAACGCAGCGGCCAGTTTCCGCCCCTGGTGACCCACATGATCGGCATTGGCGAGAAGACCGGCGAGCTCGAGACCATGCTCGAGAAGGTGGCCGACACCTACGACGACCAGGTCGAGACC
Coding sequences within it:
- the gspF gene encoding type II secretion system protein GspF, with amino-acid sequence MPVFSYKGMDAAGKKTAGIIDAENLKAARAKLRKINVFPTEVVEGGKSGSGAIGSAGGFDLKKFFNKPKVNDVANMTRQLSTLINANIPLVDALSALVEQIEQPTLKSALSEIREKVREGIRLADAMRAYPHIFGDLYINMVHAGEVSGALDTVLVRLADFTEGQARLNSKVKGALTYPVVMGVVGIVLMSFLLVFVVPKIAKIFEDAKATLPLPTRVMLGISGFLQNYWYIAIIVVAIIFYAVKKYKVKPNGRKFFDKMSLRMPIFGDMFRMIAVSRFCRTLSTLLGAGVQLMPSLDIVKGIVDNVVLTEVIEETRNSVKEGESIAEPLKRSGQFPPLVTHMIGIGEKTGELETMLEKVADTYDDQVETKVSTLTTLLEPLMIVVMGGVVAAIVLSILLPILKMNQMVR